The following is a genomic window from Chloroflexota bacterium.
AAACGAAGTGTGCCCAGAGGCACGCTTTGTGTAGCATTTGTTAGTGTTAAGGAGGCTATAGAGGATCGGATGGAAAAGGTTTTGACGGGCGTAAGAGTCCTGGACCTGTCCCGGTGGTTTGCCGGGCCGTACGCCGGCACGCTGCTGTCCCACATGGGGGCCGAGGTCATCAGAGTAGAGCGGCCCAGCGGCGAGGAGGAGAGGAACTTCGGGCCTCATGCTCCCAACGGCGAGAGCATGCTCACCATGATCACCGTGCAGAACAGGCAGGGGATCACCCTGGACATCCTCAGTGAAAAAGGGAAGGAAATACTGCACCGGCTGGTACGACAGTCCGATGTGGTGCTGCACAGCTATGTTGTCGGCTCGGAGGAAGCGAAGATAGCCAGCTACGAGGCGCTGAAGGAGGTCAACCCCCGGATTATCGTGGGGTCGGTATCTGGTTTCGGCTCCAGCGGGCCCTATGCCCAGCGCCCGTGCTTCGATACCATCGCCCAAGCGCTGTCAGGGTCGATGAGCTACACTGGTTTCCCGGAAAATCCCCCCACACGGTCGGGGGTGGCCTGGGTGGACTTCAGCAGCGGCGTTCACCTGGCCCTGGGCGTCATGTTCGCCCTGCACCACCGGGAGAAGACCGGCAGAGGGCAGGCGGTTGAGGTGGCCTTACTGGACGTGGCGGTGGCCTGTGTGGCCGGGCTGGCGGTGGCTGCCGAATATAAGGTCTTAGGCTTTATCCGCATGCGGCAGGGCAACCACAGCTACCATACCTTCACGGACTGCTTCGAGGCCAAGGACGGATGGGTGATGCTCGGCGTGACCACCAATACCATCTGGAGGAGGTTCTTGAGGGCGATAGGCAGAGAAGACCTGAAGGACGACCCCAGGTTCAAGGACGACGAGAGCCGTTTCAAGAATAGCCCGGCTATTCACCCCATAGCCAGCGAGTGGATGAAGGCCAGGCCGGTGGATGAGATAGTGGAGATCATGAGCAAAGCCAGAATCCCCTGCGCCCGGGCGAACGACGTAGCCCAGATGGTGGCAGACCCCCAGGTCAAGTTCCGGCAGGCGCTGATGGACATGGAGTACCCCAACGTGGGCAAGGTGCCTATACCGGGAGTAGCCATCAAGATGTCGGAGACGCCGGGCAGCATAGACAGGCGCGCCCCCAAGCCAGGGGAGCACAACCAAGAAATCTACGGCAGGCTGCTGGGGCTGACGCGGGAGGAGGTGGGGCGGCTGGGGGCGGAGGGCGTGATCTGATGTCTATGGTGAATGAGGATGTGGTAGGAGTGGAAAGCGAGGGGATTTGACAGCGGCTTAGACACGATCGGCGAAGCATTGGCGCAGTCCGCCCGGTATCAGGGCCTCGTTTCTGGGAGGTAGGTGATGGTCAAGAACAAAAAACTGAGCAAACTCATTCTAGAGGTTGTTGACCGGATCAAGAGGGAATATGAGCCGGAGAAAATCATCCTTTACGGCTCGTATGCCTATGGCAAGCCCACTGAGGATAGCGACATTGATCTATTCATAATAAAAGAGACAGACAAGAGGCGGGTCGACCGCTTTGTGGAAGTAAGCCGACTGATATACGAGCCGGGACGCCGTATATCTGTTTCTCCCATGGTGTATACGCCAAAGGAGGTACAGGAGAGACTGGCACTAGGCGATGACTTTGTGGAAGAAATCCTGAGCAAAGGGGAAGTGCTTTATGCCCGATAAGGGAAGGCTGGCCCAGGAGTGGCTGGCTCGGGGAAGTAACGATATGCAAGCGGCACGGCTGGCTTTTCAAGCCGGTGCTCCGGCTGGCCCCGTAGTGCTTCTTCTCCAACAGGCGTCTGAGAAATACCTCAAAGGTTACCTACTTCACAAGGGATGGCGTCTCAGGAAGACTCATGACCTCAGGGAGCTTGTGGACAGGGCAAGGGAATATGACGCTGCCTTCAGCGATTACCTGGATCTGGCACGACGGTTGACGGCGTACTACTTGGAGGAGAGATATCCGCCTGGCCCGCCCACTGATTATCCCAGGGAGGAAATAGCTGGCATCCTGGAGCAGACCGAGAGACTGATTGCCAGGATAAGAGAGGCAGTGAGGTGACTGGCTGGTGGATATGGAATATCCGGGCGTGGGCAAAGTGCCTATACCTGGGA
Proteins encoded in this region:
- a CDS encoding nucleotidyltransferase domain-containing protein, encoding MVKNKKLSKLILEVVDRIKREYEPEKIILYGSYAYGKPTEDSDIDLFIIKETDKRRVDRFVEVSRLIYEPGRRISVSPMVYTPKEVQERLALGDDFVEEILSKGEVLYAR
- a CDS encoding CoA transferase; this encodes MSLCEADGSESHEGVGKRSLHRGKRSVPRGTLCVAFVSVKEAIEDRMEKVLTGVRVLDLSRWFAGPYAGTLLSHMGAEVIRVERPSGEEERNFGPHAPNGESMLTMITVQNRQGITLDILSEKGKEILHRLVRQSDVVLHSYVVGSEEAKIASYEALKEVNPRIIVGSVSGFGSSGPYAQRPCFDTIAQALSGSMSYTGFPENPPTRSGVAWVDFSSGVHLALGVMFALHHREKTGRGQAVEVALLDVAVACVAGLAVAAEYKVLGFIRMRQGNHSYHTFTDCFEAKDGWVMLGVTTNTIWRRFLRAIGREDLKDDPRFKDDESRFKNSPAIHPIASEWMKARPVDEIVEIMSKARIPCARANDVAQMVADPQVKFRQALMDMEYPNVGKVPIPGVAIKMSETPGSIDRRAPKPGEHNQEIYGRLLGLTREEVGRLGAEGVI
- a CDS encoding HEPN domain-containing protein, giving the protein MPDKGRLAQEWLARGSNDMQAARLAFQAGAPAGPVVLLLQQASEKYLKGYLLHKGWRLRKTHDLRELVDRAREYDAAFSDYLDLARRLTAYYLEERYPPGPPTDYPREEIAGILEQTERLIARIREAVR